A DNA window from Bacteroides cellulosilyticus contains the following coding sequences:
- a CDS encoding aspartate-semialdehyde dehydrogenase, protein MKVAIVGASGAVGQEFLRVLDERNFPLDELVLFGSKRSAGTKYTFRGKQIEVKLLQHNDDFKGVDIAFTSAGAGTSKEYAETITKHGAVMIDNSSAFRMDNDIPLVVPEVNAADAKDRPRGIIANPNCTTIQMVVALKAIEQLSHIKTVHVSTYQAASGAGAAAMDELYTQYRQVLAGESVTVEKFAYQLAFNLIPQIDVFTDNGYTKEEMKMFHETRKIMHSDIKVSATCVRVPALRSHSESIWVETERPISVEEAREAFAKGDGLVLQDNPAEKEYPMPLFLAGKDPVYVGRIRKDLANENGLTFWIVGDQIKKGAALNAVQIAEYLVKENAL, encoded by the coding sequence ATGAAAGTAGCTATTGTTGGAGCAAGCGGAGCCGTGGGACAGGAGTTCCTGCGTGTGCTCGATGAAAGAAATTTCCCGTTGGATGAGTTAGTGTTGTTCGGTTCTAAACGCAGTGCCGGAACAAAATACACATTCCGCGGTAAACAGATCGAGGTAAAACTCTTGCAACACAACGATGACTTTAAAGGGGTTGATATCGCTTTCACTTCCGCAGGCGCTGGTACCTCTAAAGAGTATGCCGAGACCATCACCAAACATGGTGCCGTGATGATCGATAACTCCAGTGCTTTCCGTATGGATAATGACATACCTTTGGTAGTTCCCGAGGTAAATGCTGCCGACGCAAAAGATCGTCCACGCGGTATCATCGCCAACCCTAACTGTACCACTATACAGATGGTAGTGGCACTGAAAGCCATCGAACAGCTTTCTCACATAAAGACTGTACACGTTTCTACGTATCAGGCTGCCAGCGGTGCAGGTGCTGCCGCTATGGATGAATTGTACACACAGTACCGCCAGGTGTTAGCAGGCGAATCCGTTACTGTTGAAAAGTTTGCATACCAGTTGGCATTCAACCTCATTCCTCAGATTGATGTATTTACTGATAACGGATACACCAAAGAAGAAATGAAGATGTTCCACGAAACCCGCAAGATCATGCATTCTGACATTAAAGTAAGTGCAACTTGCGTACGCGTTCCAGCTCTTCGTTCTCACTCTGAAAGTATTTGGGTAGAAACAGAACGTCCTATTTCAGTGGAAGAAGCTCGTGAAGCCTTTGCCAAAGGCGACGGCTTGGTATTGCAGGATAACCCTGCCGAAAAGGAATATCCAATGCCTTTGTTCCTTGCAGGCAAAGACCCCGTTTATGTAGGTCGTATCCGTAAGGATCTGGCTAATGAAAACGGTCTGACTTTCTGGATTGTGGGTGACCAGATCAAGAAAGGTGCTGCACTGAACGCTGTACAGATTGCAGAATATTTGGTAAAAGAGAATGCTCTCTAA
- a CDS encoding cation:proton antiporter: protein MDLFDFSLKLPITDPTWIFLLVLLIILFAPILLNRLRIPHIIGMILAGLVIGEHGFNILARDSSFELFGKVGLYYIMFLAGLEMNMADFKQNRGKAVMLGLLAFIIPIMIGLVVNMTFLKYSLITSVLLASMYASHTLVAYPIVIRYGVSRHRSVSIAVGGTAVTDTLTLLVLAVVGGMFKGESGGLFWVWLVVKVVFLGGLIMYFFPRIGRWFFRRYDDNVMQFIFVLAMVFLGAGLMEFVGMEGILGAFLAGLVLNRLIPHVSPLMNHLEFVGNALFIPYFLIGVGMMIDIHVIFGHGDALKVAGVMIAVALTGKWIACWLTQKIYKMGAIERELMYGLSNAQAAATLAAVLVGYNIILPNGERLLNDDVLNGTVLLILVTCVVSSFITERAARKIAIDEAHLEDEKRPAELEKILIPVANPDTIEDLVNLSLVIRDPKQRDNLLALNVINDNNASETLELRGKRYLEKAAMITASADVPLKLISRYDLNIASGIIHTAKEHGVTDVVIGLHRKVTIVDSFFGMLAENLLKGLHREVMIAKFLMPINTLRRINIAVPPKAEYEAGFQKWVEHFCRMGNTLGCRVHFFANEETTTLLQILVKKRFSSTMTDFSRLDDWGDLLLLTGQVNYDHLLVIISARRGSISYDPAFERLPAQLGKYFANNSLIVLYPDQLGEPQDMLSFSNPRGNNEDQHYEKVGKWFYKWFRKSDK from the coding sequence ATGGACTTATTTGACTTCAGTCTGAAACTTCCGATTACTGATCCTACATGGATATTCCTCCTTGTATTGCTTATCATATTGTTTGCTCCCATTTTGTTGAATAGATTGCGTATTCCACATATCATCGGTATGATATTGGCGGGATTGGTAATTGGTGAGCATGGATTTAATATTCTGGCGCGGGATAGTAGTTTTGAACTGTTTGGTAAAGTGGGTTTATACTATATAATGTTTCTGGCTGGTCTGGAAATGAATATGGCGGATTTCAAGCAGAATCGGGGAAAGGCCGTAATGCTGGGATTATTAGCTTTTATTATTCCAATCATGATCGGTCTGGTGGTGAACATGACCTTCTTGAAGTATAGTTTGATCACTTCAGTCCTGTTGGCAAGTATGTATGCTTCACATACTCTGGTAGCATATCCCATTGTTATCCGATATGGTGTATCCCGACATCGAAGTGTCAGTATTGCCGTAGGTGGTACAGCGGTGACTGATACACTTACGCTGTTGGTGCTGGCCGTAGTAGGTGGTATGTTTAAGGGAGAATCCGGTGGATTGTTTTGGGTATGGCTGGTGGTCAAAGTCGTTTTCCTTGGCGGATTGATCATGTATTTTTTCCCCCGTATCGGTCGTTGGTTCTTCCGTAGGTACGATGATAATGTAATGCAGTTCATCTTTGTGCTTGCCATGGTATTCCTGGGGGCAGGGTTGATGGAATTTGTAGGAATGGAGGGTATCCTTGGCGCATTCCTTGCGGGGTTGGTGTTGAACCGGTTGATCCCCCATGTTTCCCCGTTAATGAATCATTTGGAATTTGTAGGTAATGCGCTTTTCATTCCTTACTTCCTGATTGGTGTGGGAATGATGATTGATATACATGTGATTTTTGGTCATGGTGATGCTCTGAAGGTGGCAGGAGTAATGATAGCGGTTGCTTTGACCGGTAAATGGATTGCCTGCTGGTTGACACAGAAAATCTATAAGATGGGAGCCATTGAGCGGGAATTGATGTACGGTTTAAGTAATGCCCAGGCTGCTGCAACACTGGCTGCCGTCTTGGTCGGATATAATATTATCTTGCCCAATGGTGAAAGATTGCTGAATGATGATGTGCTGAACGGTACTGTGTTGCTTATCCTTGTGACTTGCGTGGTGAGTTCGTTTATTACTGAACGCGCTGCCCGTAAAATAGCTATTGATGAGGCTCATTTGGAGGATGAAAAGCGTCCGGCAGAACTAGAGAAGATTTTGATACCGGTTGCAAATCCGGATACGATTGAAGACTTGGTAAATCTGTCATTGGTGATACGTGACCCGAAGCAGAGGGATAATCTGTTGGCACTGAACGTAATTAATGATAATAATGCATCGGAAACTCTGGAACTCCGTGGAAAACGTTATCTGGAGAAAGCGGCGATGATAACGGCTTCAGCGGATGTTCCGTTAAAGCTGATTAGCCGTTATGACTTGAATATTGCTTCGGGTATTATACACACGGCTAAGGAGCATGGAGTGACGGATGTAGTGATCGGTCTGCACCGTAAGGTAACTATTGTAGACTCTTTCTTTGGCATGCTGGCTGAGAATTTGCTGAAAGGCTTGCATCGGGAAGTAATGATTGCTAAGTTCCTGATGCCGATTAATACTTTACGGAGAATTAATATTGCCGTTCCGCCCAAAGCGGAATATGAAGCCGGTTTCCAGAAATGGGTGGAACACTTCTGCCGTATGGGAAATACATTGGGGTGCCGGGTGCATTTCTTCGCTAACGAAGAAACAACTACGCTTTTGCAAATTCTGGTGAAGAAAAGATTTAGCTCCACCATGACTGATTTTTCTCGTTTGGACGATTGGGGAGATTTGCTGTTGCTGACCGGGCAGGTGAATTATGATCATTTACTCGTGATTATCAGTGCTCGTCGTGGTTCTATCTCTTATGATCCTGCATTTGAGAGACTTCCCGCGCAATTAGGAAAGTATTTTGCCAATAATAGTTTGATAGTGCTGTATCCGGATCAATTGGGTGAGCCTCAAGATATGTTGTCATTCTCTAACCCGCGTGGCAATAATGAGGATCAGCATTATGAAAAGGTAGGTAAATGGTTCTATAAATGGTTTAGAAAGAGTGATAAGTGA
- a CDS encoding ATP-binding protein, producing MELYRNIIEELKTWKRNPGRKPLILKGARQTGKTWILEYFGRTEFKYTVKFNFDKDHSIHEIFEMTKEPSRIISQLSLLTDYPILPNETLLIFDEIQECNSALNSLKYFYEDSPEYVVVAAGSLLGVALTKGESFPVGKVDFLDLYPLTFKEFLKTANEKLYNYVEELSEISALPQFITDRLSELYQQYLVIGGMPAVINSFLENKGMEKVKKEQQAILNAYILDFSKHAENKDIPRIIHIWNSIPSQLAKENRKFVYKMVKPGARARDYEDALLWLESAGLIYRVFCTTKPFLPLKAYDDLSAFKVYLSDIGLLRELSGLPPEAIFLGNETYTEFKGAVAENYVLQSLAPQYDILPRYWTSLGKAEVDFIIQSDSDIIPVEVKAQTRLGGKSLSVYDATYHPVCKLRYSLNNLKQDGTLINIPLYLADWTRKIISFIS from the coding sequence ATGGAATTATATCGTAATATAATCGAAGAATTGAAAACGTGGAAACGCAATCCAGGGAGAAAACCTCTTATTTTAAAAGGGGCTCGTCAAACTGGCAAGACATGGATTCTTGAATATTTTGGACGAACAGAATTCAAATACACCGTCAAATTCAATTTTGATAAGGATCATTCTATCCATGAAATCTTTGAAATGACCAAAGAGCCTTCGCGGATTATCTCGCAATTGTCCTTACTGACCGATTACCCTATCTTACCCAATGAGACATTGCTCATTTTCGATGAAATTCAAGAATGTAATTCTGCCTTAAACTCATTAAAGTACTTTTATGAAGATTCACCCGAATATGTTGTAGTAGCTGCCGGTTCATTATTAGGCGTAGCTTTGACTAAAGGGGAATCATTTCCGGTAGGCAAAGTTGATTTTCTCGATCTATATCCCCTCACATTCAAAGAGTTTCTGAAAACAGCCAATGAGAAACTATATAATTACGTGGAAGAATTGTCCGAGATATCAGCTTTACCTCAATTTATTACAGACCGCCTTAGTGAGTTGTACCAGCAATATTTGGTAATAGGTGGCATGCCTGCCGTCATCAACAGTTTCCTTGAAAACAAAGGCATGGAAAAAGTCAAAAAGGAGCAACAGGCAATACTTAACGCCTATATTTTAGATTTTTCAAAGCATGCTGAAAACAAGGATATTCCCCGTATTATCCATATATGGAATTCTATCCCAAGCCAGTTAGCCAAAGAGAACCGGAAGTTTGTTTATAAAATGGTCAAACCCGGCGCTCGTGCCCGTGATTATGAAGACGCCCTGCTTTGGTTGGAAAGCGCAGGTTTGATTTATCGGGTGTTTTGTACCACCAAGCCCTTTCTTCCTTTAAAAGCTTACGATGATTTGTCGGCATTTAAAGTTTATTTATCTGATATCGGATTATTACGCGAATTGTCCGGTCTTCCGCCGGAGGCTATCTTTTTAGGAAATGAGACTTATACGGAATTTAAAGGTGCTGTTGCCGAAAACTACGTTTTGCAAAGTTTAGCGCCTCAATATGACATCCTTCCACGCTATTGGACTTCTTTAGGAAAAGCGGAAGTCGATTTTATCATTCAATCCGATAGTGACATTATCCCTGTTGAAGTAAAAGCTCAAACCCGTTTGGGAGGTAAAAGCTTATCTGTTTATGATGCAACCTATCATCCGGTATGCAAGTTGCGTTATTCATTAAACAATCTGAAGCAAGACGGGACACTGATTAATATCCCTTTATATTTAGCAGATTGGACAAGAAAGATTATATCTTTCATCTCATAA
- a CDS encoding RagB/SusD family nutrient uptake outer membrane protein, whose amino-acid sequence MKKLFIYGTMALMALTSCNDFLDKAPLDAFTNTPAYWSNTSNLDNQCNTFYNNYSGYGNGSGGGWFYFKTLSDDQVDYQSTVWTYTSVVATSTNWSDPFTEIRRANYIIEGLKTSSLDEAVKANYEGLARLNRAWEYYQLVRMYGDVQWITTVVDPADKDVVYGPRTDRDIVMDNVLEDLNYATTTITGTNKQRFSADMALAMKADITLYEGTYCKYRNANDNAGKAADNTRAEKYLRECVSACEALMAKGYSLNPSYQGNYNSVSLSSNPEMIFYKPYSQNTFMHSTIDYTVNTSGTSGMTKNAFDSYLFLDGKPKATTTMDTNDAAVKDANGKYNLESVLAVRDKRLAVTVDPVLCFKGSAYSRAGVAGFTSTTGYGIAKYDNTTELSVSDRNSINKQYTDCPLFWLSVVYLNFAEAKAELGTLTQADLDNSINKLQERAGLPGMTTQPEADPANNMGVSNLIWEIRRCRRCELMCDNWTRYWDLIRWHKLDLLDSSKNPTIYLGANMKNVENPEVDVNSDGYMIGSNTLNQPRTYEAKHYFYPIPTTQLTLNTNMEQNPFWK is encoded by the coding sequence ATGAAAAAGCTATTCATATACGGAACAATGGCACTGATGGCCTTGACAAGTTGTAATGACTTTCTCGACAAAGCACCTTTGGATGCCTTTACCAATACTCCCGCATATTGGAGTAATACAAGTAATCTTGATAATCAATGCAATACGTTCTATAACAACTATTCGGGTTATGGAAACGGCAGTGGTGGTGGCTGGTTCTATTTTAAGACACTGAGTGATGACCAAGTGGATTATCAGTCAACAGTCTGGACTTACACAAGTGTTGTGGCTACTTCTACAAATTGGTCTGACCCTTTCACCGAAATCCGTCGTGCCAATTATATTATCGAAGGGTTGAAAACATCTTCTCTTGATGAAGCTGTTAAAGCTAATTATGAAGGTCTGGCACGCTTAAACCGGGCATGGGAATATTATCAATTGGTGCGCATGTATGGTGATGTACAGTGGATAACTACGGTTGTAGACCCGGCGGATAAAGACGTGGTTTACGGACCACGTACGGATCGCGATATTGTAATGGACAATGTCCTTGAAGATCTCAATTATGCTACGACTACAATTACGGGAACTAACAAGCAACGTTTCAGTGCTGACATGGCTTTGGCTATGAAAGCTGACATCACATTGTACGAAGGTACCTACTGTAAGTATCGCAATGCAAATGACAATGCCGGCAAGGCTGCTGACAACACTCGTGCCGAGAAGTATCTGCGTGAATGTGTATCTGCTTGTGAGGCATTGATGGCTAAAGGATATTCATTGAATCCGAGCTATCAGGGAAACTACAATTCTGTGTCGCTCAGTTCTAATCCTGAAATGATCTTTTACAAGCCTTATTCACAGAATACTTTTATGCATTCTACCATTGACTATACTGTAAATACAAGTGGTACTAGTGGTATGACTAAAAATGCTTTCGACAGTTATTTGTTCCTTGACGGTAAGCCCAAAGCAACTACTACAATGGATACTAATGATGCCGCGGTAAAAGATGCAAATGGGAAGTACAATCTTGAGTCTGTTCTTGCTGTTCGCGACAAGCGATTGGCGGTCACTGTTGACCCGGTATTATGTTTCAAAGGTAGTGCCTATAGCCGTGCCGGGGTTGCCGGATTTACTTCTACTACCGGTTACGGTATAGCTAAATATGATAATACGACTGAATTGAGCGTAAGTGATCGTAACAGCATCAACAAGCAATATACGGACTGTCCGCTTTTCTGGCTGTCTGTTGTTTATCTGAACTTTGCTGAAGCCAAGGCAGAGCTTGGAACATTGACACAAGCTGATCTTGATAATTCCATCAATAAATTGCAGGAACGTGCCGGTCTGCCCGGTATGACTACTCAGCCGGAGGCTGATCCTGCCAACAATATGGGTGTTAGTAATTTAATATGGGAAATCCGTCGTTGCCGTCGTTGCGAGTTGATGTGCGATAATTGGACACGTTATTGGGACTTGATTCGTTGGCATAAGCTTGATTTACTTGATTCTTCCAAGAATCCTACGATCTATCTTGGAGCTAACATGAAGAATGTGGAGAATCCGGAAGTCGATGTGAATAGTGATGGATATATGATTGGTTCTAACACTCTTAACCAACCGCGTACTTACGAGGCTAAGCATTATTTCTATCCGATACCTACAACTCAGCTGACTTTGAATACGAATATGGAGCAGAATCCGTTCTGGAAATAA
- a CDS encoding SusC/RagA family TonB-linked outer membrane protein — translation MNEDRKKRGLAHSKFLTVVAMSALFLSSGNVMATQVASDNVLEVTEQLQSINVTGLVVDATGEPIIGASVVEKGTTNGIVTDIDGKFTLSVKTGAILKISFVGYQPQEVKATPTMKIVLKEDTELLDEVVVVGYGVQKKANLTGAVTTVDLNKTMAGRPQQDVTKALQGAVPGLSITTENGDINGSASMRIRGVGTLSNSEKSNPLIVVDGVPMDDISFLNTQDIESISVLKDAASTSIYGTRAAFGVILINTKSAKPTEKVTINYSNNFAWDQATYLPNFPDVPTQLRAALEAKANANQYEVELFGMYFDKLLPYAEKWAQQNGGRKLKYGEMRPYQSDSNVGDYCIVDGTPYYYADWDVQDIYYSKAAPSQSHNLSVQGSSGKTNYYLSFGYDEKEGIMKVRPDELKKYNVSVNVTTNLYDWLQVGARVNYSRKAYQRPDVYSSTYQTLWRWGSFFIPSGTIDGYDTRLMAMRKQASDRKEITDLTRMNAFLKAEIIKGLTLNADFTYAIQNLNSGSEDFSVYGIDWSGMPTPKYIVTKSNSAIWRDNSKQNTWTLNAYANYAKTFAKSHNLNVMVGANAEEVDYTYLYGYRKGLYDEAYPELNLASQDGQQINWSHTSRASAGYFGRINYDYKGIYLLELNGRYDGSSRFPHNDKWAFFPSASIGYRFSEEAYFAPLKKIVSNAKFRASYGEIGNEAIGDYMFEALISQRENTSSTGYIYWVDGNGANANRLTQYNMPKLVSKSLTWERIRTTDIGLDLGFLNNELTVGFDWYQRENRDMLAPAQVLPNSVGATAPYDNAGTLRTRGWELNLDWHHKFGEFNVYANFNLSDSKTKVTKWNNDTKLLSSYYSGKNYGDIWGFDTDRYFEESDFTGQNADGSWNYKPGIASQSALERAPFHYGPGDIKFKDLDGSGEIDGGKGTADDHGDLKVIGNSLPRYEYGFHLGGSWKGIDLDLFFQGVGKRSDWTISSLNFPMMRAADLAIYDNQKSFNRVFYSDDWKTITGYDINQGNTYPRLYPGNEAKGTVSGIANGSNNYYPQSRYLTDMSYLRLKNVTVGYTLPKEWTRKAFIEKARIYFSGSNLFLLYKGSDLPVDPEISTGDGLTYGGWGRTTPITRTFSFGIQVTL, via the coding sequence ATGAATGAAGATCGCAAAAAACGAGGATTGGCACATAGCAAATTCCTCACAGTAGTAGCAATGAGCGCACTGTTTTTGAGTAGCGGTAATGTGATGGCTACTCAGGTTGCTTCGGATAATGTCTTGGAAGTAACTGAGCAGTTACAATCTATTAATGTTACAGGTTTGGTCGTAGATGCGACGGGCGAGCCGATTATAGGTGCCAGTGTGGTAGAAAAGGGAACAACGAATGGTATTGTAACTGATATCGATGGTAAGTTTACTTTGAGTGTAAAGACTGGAGCTATATTAAAAATATCATTCGTAGGTTATCAGCCTCAGGAAGTAAAGGCTACACCTACTATGAAAATCGTGTTGAAGGAAGATACGGAATTACTGGATGAAGTTGTAGTTGTAGGTTATGGTGTACAGAAGAAAGCTAATCTAACAGGTGCAGTAACTACTGTTGACTTGAATAAGACTATGGCAGGACGCCCTCAGCAAGATGTAACCAAGGCATTACAGGGTGCGGTTCCTGGTTTGAGTATCACAACCGAAAATGGTGATATAAACGGAAGTGCTTCGATGCGTATTCGTGGTGTTGGTACCTTAAGTAATTCTGAAAAGAGTAATCCATTGATTGTGGTGGATGGAGTTCCGATGGATGATATCTCTTTCTTGAATACGCAGGATATTGAAAGTATCTCTGTACTGAAAGACGCCGCTTCTACCTCTATTTATGGTACACGTGCTGCCTTTGGTGTTATTTTGATCAATACAAAGAGTGCTAAACCGACGGAAAAGGTTACTATAAATTATAGCAATAACTTTGCTTGGGATCAGGCGACTTATTTACCTAATTTCCCGGATGTTCCTACACAGCTTCGAGCAGCATTGGAAGCCAAGGCTAATGCTAACCAATATGAAGTGGAACTCTTCGGTATGTATTTTGATAAACTGTTACCTTATGCCGAGAAGTGGGCGCAGCAGAATGGAGGAAGAAAACTGAAGTATGGTGAAATGAGACCGTATCAGAGTGACAGCAATGTGGGGGATTATTGTATTGTGGACGGAACTCCCTATTATTACGCCGATTGGGATGTTCAGGATATTTATTATAGCAAAGCAGCTCCTTCACAGAGCCATAATTTATCAGTTCAGGGAAGTTCTGGTAAAACGAACTACTATCTTTCTTTTGGTTATGATGAGAAAGAAGGTATTATGAAAGTGCGTCCTGATGAGTTGAAGAAGTACAATGTTTCAGTTAATGTTACGACCAATTTATATGATTGGTTACAAGTAGGCGCACGTGTCAATTATTCCCGTAAAGCTTATCAGCGTCCTGATGTTTACAGTAGTACGTATCAGACTTTATGGCGTTGGGGCTCTTTCTTCATTCCTTCAGGTACCATTGATGGTTATGATACCCGTCTTATGGCTATGCGTAAGCAAGCATCAGACCGCAAGGAAATAACAGACCTTACACGTATGAATGCATTCTTGAAAGCTGAAATTATTAAAGGGCTTACTTTGAATGCCGATTTCACTTATGCAATCCAGAACTTGAACAGTGGTTCTGAAGATTTCTCAGTCTATGGTATTGACTGGTCGGGAATGCCTACCCCTAAATATATTGTAACAAAAAGTAACTCGGCAATTTGGCGGGATAATTCCAAACAGAATACTTGGACTCTGAATGCATATGCCAACTATGCTAAGACTTTTGCAAAGAGCCATAATTTGAATGTGATGGTTGGAGCCAATGCCGAAGAAGTGGATTATACTTATTTGTATGGATACCGCAAAGGATTGTATGATGAAGCATATCCCGAATTGAATTTAGCAAGCCAAGATGGGCAACAAATAAATTGGTCACATACTTCCCGTGCATCAGCCGGCTATTTCGGACGTATTAATTACGATTACAAAGGTATTTACCTGTTGGAATTGAACGGACGTTACGATGGCTCTTCCAGATTCCCACATAATGATAAATGGGCATTCTTTCCTTCTGCTTCTATCGGATACCGATTCTCAGAAGAGGCTTATTTTGCACCGTTGAAGAAAATAGTCAGTAACGCTAAGTTTCGTGCATCTTATGGTGAAATTGGAAATGAAGCCATCGGAGATTATATGTTTGAAGCATTGATCAGTCAACGCGAAAATACATCGTCTACAGGATATATTTATTGGGTAGATGGTAATGGTGCTAATGCTAATAGATTAACTCAGTACAATATGCCTAAGCTGGTGTCGAAGTCTCTTACCTGGGAACGTATCCGTACCACTGACATTGGTCTGGACTTAGGTTTCCTGAATAACGAACTAACTGTAGGATTTGACTGGTATCAACGTGAGAACCGTGATATGCTTGCTCCTGCCCAGGTTTTACCGAACAGTGTAGGTGCTACTGCTCCTTATGATAATGCCGGTACACTACGTACTCGCGGATGGGAATTAAACCTCGATTGGCATCATAAATTCGGTGAATTTAATGTGTATGCTAACTTCAATCTTAGTGATTCAAAAACCAAGGTAACGAAGTGGAATAATGATACTAAGTTGCTCAGTTCTTACTATTCGGGCAAGAATTATGGTGATATATGGGGCTTTGATACAGATCGTTATTTTGAAGAATCTGACTTTACCGGTCAGAATGCAGACGGTTCATGGAACTACAAGCCAGGTATTGCCAGTCAGTCTGCACTTGAACGCGCTCCGTTCCACTATGGTCCTGGTGATATTAAGTTCAAAGATTTGGATGGAAGTGGCGAGATTGACGGTGGAAAAGGAACGGCTGATGATCATGGTGACTTGAAGGTTATCGGTAATTCACTCCCTCGTTATGAATATGGATTCCATCTGGGTGGCAGTTGGAAAGGCATCGACTTGGATTTATTTTTCCAAGGCGTAGGAAAACGTTCTGATTGGACTATTTCTTCTCTGAACTTTCCGATGATGCGTGCGGCCGATTTGGCTATTTACGATAATCAAAAAAGTTTCAACAGAGTATTTTATAGTGATGATTGGAAAACGATTACCGGTTATGATATCAACCAGGGTAACACTTATCCTCGTTTATACCCGGGAAATGAAGCTAAAGGTACTGTATCAGGTATTGCAAACGGTTCCAATAACTATTATCCGCAATCTCGTTACTTGACTGATATGTCTTATCTTCGTTTAAAGAACGTAACTGTTGGTTATACTTTACCGAAGGAGTGGACCCGCAAAGCTTTCATCGAAAAGGCACGTATCTACTTTAGCGGTAGCAACCTCTTCTTGCTCTACAAGGGTAGTGACCTTCCCGTTGATCCGGAAATCAGTACAGGTGATGGCCTTACTTATGGAGGCTGGGGACGTACAACTCCTATCACCCGTACCTTCTCATTCGGTATTCAGGTAACCTTATAA
- a CDS encoding winged helix DNA-binding domain-containing protein, which produces MLKLRMLSQGIAGPRFEKPEEVVEWMGAMQAQDIRAAKWAVGLRIANPSLTAVQEALDTGRILRLHVMRPTWHYIPGRDIKWMTGLSTKGLLSKFRFYAKHFSLTEEDFLRSKPQIEKVLSGQHLTSLEVLEQLHSKGIALDEPIVKMYLSFGEADGTVCSGIEKNGKHTYALTCERIPDAIELSHEEALAELTRRYFRSHGPATLEDFVWWSALSIGEARNAIASLGTEMITERYNDREMLIHASSPGLVGEVDIDERNVFQLLPPFDEYLVSYKNRLDCIKESHTKYAYNNFGIFQSVILHQGRITGNWRKTSKKGVFDTSFFPGCRPAAKKLIEKAIKECVLFHES; this is translated from the coding sequence ATGCTTAAACTAAGAATGTTGTCACAGGGGATTGCAGGACCACGGTTTGAAAAGCCGGAGGAAGTTGTTGAATGGATGGGTGCCATGCAGGCACAGGACATCAGGGCGGCGAAGTGGGCTGTAGGGTTACGCATTGCAAACCCCTCGCTGACGGCTGTGCAGGAGGCACTGGATACGGGGCGGATTTTGCGTCTTCATGTGATGCGTCCCACGTGGCATTACATTCCCGGCAGAGACATCAAATGGATGACGGGGTTATCCACTAAAGGTCTGTTGTCTAAATTTCGTTTTTATGCCAAGCATTTCAGTCTGACTGAAGAAGATTTCCTCCGCAGTAAGCCCCAGATAGAAAAAGTGTTGAGCGGACAACACCTGACGAGCCTGGAAGTTCTTGAACAACTACACTCGAAGGGTATCGCGCTCGACGAACCCATCGTGAAAATGTATCTGAGCTTTGGCGAGGCAGACGGTACCGTGTGCAGCGGCATTGAGAAGAACGGAAAGCATACCTATGCACTGACCTGTGAAAGAATTCCGGATGCCATCGAGCTCTCCCATGAGGAGGCCCTTGCAGAACTTACACGGCGGTATTTTAGGAGCCACGGTCCGGCCACACTGGAAGATTTCGTTTGGTGGTCTGCATTGAGTATAGGCGAAGCGCGTAATGCCATCGCTTCACTTGGCACTGAAATGATAACAGAGCGGTATAACGACCGTGAAATGCTGATACATGCTTCTTCGCCCGGGCTTGTAGGAGAGGTGGATATTGATGAAAGAAATGTCTTCCAGCTCCTTCCACCGTTTGATGAATACCTGGTAAGTTACAAAAATCGTTTAGACTGTATAAAGGAATCGCATACGAAGTATGCTTATAATAATTTTGGTATATTTCAATCTGTAATTCTCCATCAAGGCCGTATCACCGGGAATTGGCGTAAAACTTCAAAGAAAGGAGTTTTTGATACATCTTTCTTCCCAGGGTGCAGGCCTGCTGCGAAGAAGCTTATCGAAAAAGCTATAAAGGAATGTGTATTGTTCCATGAAAGTTGA